In the genome of Hippoglossus hippoglossus isolate fHipHip1 chromosome 12, fHipHip1.pri, whole genome shotgun sequence, one region contains:
- the stoml2 gene encoding stomatin-like protein 2, mitochondrial, giving the protein MLRSLCRAGGAILQQTQRTAPRLWVTPAQQRWASSLPMNTVVLFVPQQEAWVVERMGRFHRILEPGLNFLIPVLDRIRYVQSLKEIVIDVPEQSAVSLDNVTLQIDGVLYLRILDPFKASYGVEDPEYAVTQLAQTTMRSELGKLTLDKVFRERECLNSNIVHSINTAAEDWGIRCLRYEIKDIHVPPRVKESMQMQVEAERKKRATVLESEGMREAAINVAEGCKQSQILASEGEKAEKINNALGEAQAVVAKAEAKATAIRMLSEALAEENGNAAASLNVAEQYVSAFSKLAKESNTILLPSNTGDISGMVTQAMTIYSTLAKQSPIRAEAAAAKREKLQSQSTQ; this is encoded by the exons ATGTTACGGTCGCTGTGTCGAGCCGGAGGAGCCATTTTACAG CAAACCCAGAGGACCGCGCCGAGGTTGTGGGTAACGCCAGCGCAGCAGCGATGGGCGTCCAGTTTGCCCATGAACACCGTGGTCCTGTTTGTGCCCCAGCAGGAAGCCTGGGTGGTGGAGAGAATGGGTCGCTTCCACCGTATCCTGGAGCCG GGTTTGAATTTCCTCATACCCGTACTCGACCGAATCCGCTACGTTCAAAGTCTCAAAGAGATCGTGATCGATGTCCCGGAGCAGTCTGCGGTTTCTCTCG ATAATGTAACACTACAGATTGATGGAGTTCTTTACCTGAGGATCCTAGACCCTTTTAAG GCCAGTTACGGAGTCGAGGATCCAGAATATGCCGTCACACAGTTGGCTCAGACCACCATGCGTTCAGAACTGGGCAAACTGACACTGGACAAAGTCTTCAGG gaaagGGAGTGCCTCAATTCCAACATCGTCCACTCCATcaacacagctgcagaggaCTGGGGCATCCGCTGTCTCCGTTACGAAATCAAAGACATACACGTTCCACCTCGTGTCAAAGAATCCATGCAGATGCAG GTGGAGGCTGAGCGTAAAAAGAGGGCCACGGTGCTGGAGTCTGAGGGGATGAGGGAAGCAGCCATCAATGTCGCAGAGGGTTGTAAACAATCTCAGATCCTGGCGtcggagggagagaaagcagagaAGATCAACAATGCGTTAG GTGAGGCTCAGGCTGTAGTAGCAAAAGCTGAGGCCAAGGCCACAGCCATCCGGATGCTGTCAGAGGCTCTGGCTGAGGAG AATGGAAATGCAGCAGCTTCACTAAATGTGGCCGAGCAGTACGTGTCTGCCTTCTCGAAGCTCGCCAAAGAGTCCAACACCATCCTTCTGCCGTCTAACACCGGGGACATCAGCGGCATGGTCACACAG GCGATGACCATCTACAGCACGTTGGCGAAGCAGAGCCCGATCAGAGCAGAGGCGGCAGCGGCAAAgagggagaagctgcagagccAATCGACTCAGTAG